A window of the Garra rufa chromosome 10, GarRuf1.0, whole genome shotgun sequence genome harbors these coding sequences:
- the fbxo36b gene encoding F-box only protein 36b, with the protein MASLLGETLFEISGQGPAPLKDYFHFAITKSEVIWSWWKISLRSDCRNTPPGQLRETHEDFLDDSRLQNQVAMVFGPNILQYAKNLCQGLYDYIVRLPNALLLNIMAHLDLEDISAVSRTCRKFRELCNSEEFWEQTVRKHCDTVTPTVEALAEEVGWRTIFFTNKLQLQRQISRRKK; encoded by the exons ATGGCGAGCTTACTGGGAGAAACTCTGTTTGAGATCAGTGGACAAGGTCCTGCACCTTTGAAGGACTATTTCCACTTTGCAATAACAAAATCTGAG GTAATTTGGAGCTGGTGGAAGATCTCTTTGAGATCAGACTGCAGGAACACACCACCAGGACAACTGAGAGAAACACATGAAGACTTTTTAGATGACAGTCGTCTGCAAA ATCAAGTGGCCATGGTGTTTGGTCCTAACATCTTGCAGTACGCCAAAAATTTATGCCAGGGCCTCTATGATTACATTGTCCGTCTCCCCAATGCTTTACTTTTGAACATCATGGCACATCTGGACCTTGAAGACATTTCAGCAGTTTCACGAACCTGCCGTAAGTTTAGAGAG CTTTGTAATTCTGAGGAGTTCTGGGAGCAGACAGTGAGGAAGCATTGTGACACTGTGACACCAACAGTGGAGGCTTTAGCTGAGGAGGTTGGCTGGAGGACAATTTTCTTCACCAACAAGCTGCAGCTGCAGAGGCAGATTAGTCGGCGGAAGAAATAA
- the LOC141344872 gene encoding probable G-protein coupled receptor 148, protein MTNSSDRMDLAFVLEKGLTSTNLADNNRILETVKAFVHFGAFTITGLFTCLIITTVRHNHELRQNARYVLLCQHCICVTGFNIMGAVVHGLRSLRWPMPRITCWILFDLQIVMARGLMITLTLMSISTCLAICMPLRYPILVQRLYHWVALVACFLALLNPVVFTVLACVRFPWDYVVGLDTECSTALEGIACIASALALLLLLVLLIILSYVAMYLEGRRAGHFTRSNSKGRRTILIHSLQMSLHIVPSLIIITRHQEALPVAVPIFILFSFAQSLSPVVFGLRCKELYKEMPQFRPSFCGTSSSSGHIGSMDSVSNGTITSAETAASTETNASTSMATSTPSAITTDGENERSDFTELTV, encoded by the exons ATGACCAACTCCAGTGATCGGATGGATTTGGCTTTTGTGCTTGAAAAAG GATTAACAAGCACCAATCTAGCTGATAACAATAGGATTTTGGAGACCGTAAAAGCATTTGTCCACTTTGGAGCTTTCACTATCACTGGTCTCTTCACCTGCCTCATCATAACGACAGTGCGGCACAACCATGAGCTGCGTCAGAATGCTCGCTATGTCCTATTATGTCAGCACTGCATCTGTGTGACTGGGTTCAACATAATGGGCGCAGTTGTACACGGTCTCCGCAGCCTACGTTGGCCAATGCCTCGAATCACCTGTTGGATCCTCTTCGACCTGCAGATTGTGATGGCACGAGGTTTGATGATCACCCTCACACTAATGTCCATCAGCACTTGTTTGGCCATTTGCATGCCACTCCGCTACCCCATTCTGGTCCAGCGTTTGTACCACTGGGTCGCATTGGTAGCTTGCTTTCTCGCCCTGCTCAACCCTGTAGTGTTCACCGTCTTAGCCTGTGTGCGATTTCCATGGGACTACGTGGTAGGGCTGGACACTGAGTGTTCCACAGCTTTGGAGGGCATTGCATGCATCGCCAGTGCTTTAGCATTGCTGTTATTGCTGGTGCTGCTTATTATCCTAAGCTACGTGGCAATGTACCTGGAAGGCAGACGTGCCGGCCATTTCACACGATCGAACAGTAAAGGTCGGCGCACCATTCTCATCCACAGCCTCCAGATGAGCCTGCACATTGTTCCCTCTCTCATCATCATCACCCGGCATCAGGAGGCGCTCCCTGTAGCAGTGCCGATTTTCATTCTCTTCAGTTTTGCACAGTCCCTGAGCCCTGTGGTTTTCGGTCTGCGCTGCAAAGAGCTCTACAAGGAGATGCCACAATTTCGGCCATCCTTCTGCGGAACCTCTAGCAGCTCTGGTCATATTGGGAGCATGGATAGCGTCAGCAATGGAACAATAACCAGTGCGGAGACCGCAGCCAGTACTGAGACTAACGCCTCCACCAGTATGGCCACCAGCACCCCATCTGCCATTACCACAGATGGTGAGAATGAGAGGTCAGACTTCACCGAGTTAACCGTGTAA